From the Nocardiopsis changdeensis genome, one window contains:
- a CDS encoding TetR/AcrR family transcriptional regulator — protein MTKPQLEQGERVPSRRERVREATLAEIKGIARSHLVEHGAAGVSLRAIAREMGMTAPGLYRYVSGIDSLLVLITADMFDELAAAVAAADASVPAGDTDRRIITSLRAFRRWAVEHRAEFAAMFGPRARLEPGVDLTPAVEAGKRFGATFFTLFERLVREERFELPDGRSITPELERELRSFADLCGFGDSRTPVEAVMVLSSCWVRLYGVVCMEIFQHLDFVMRDMEPLFESELQNVLTGLGVRYESPESSNTVTMGKSD, from the coding sequence ATGACGAAACCGCAGCTGGAGCAGGGTGAGCGGGTGCCGAGCCGGCGGGAGCGTGTGCGCGAGGCCACACTCGCCGAGATCAAGGGCATCGCCCGCAGCCACCTCGTCGAGCACGGGGCCGCGGGGGTGTCCCTGCGCGCGATCGCCCGCGAGATGGGGATGACCGCGCCGGGGCTGTACCGCTACGTGTCGGGCATCGACTCGCTGCTGGTGCTCATCACCGCGGACATGTTCGACGAGCTGGCCGCCGCGGTGGCCGCGGCCGACGCCAGCGTTCCGGCCGGGGACACCGACCGGCGGATCATCACCTCGCTCCGGGCGTTCCGGCGGTGGGCGGTGGAGCACCGGGCGGAGTTCGCCGCCATGTTCGGGCCGCGCGCCCGGCTGGAGCCGGGGGTGGACCTGACGCCGGCGGTGGAGGCGGGCAAGCGGTTCGGGGCGACCTTCTTCACCCTGTTCGAGCGGCTGGTCCGCGAGGAGAGGTTCGAGCTGCCCGACGGGCGGTCGATCACGCCGGAGCTGGAGCGGGAGCTGCGGTCCTTCGCGGACCTGTGCGGGTTCGGGGACTCGCGCACACCGGTGGAGGCGGTGATGGTGCTCAGCTCGTGCTGGGTGCGGCTGTACGGGGTGGTGTGCATGGAGATCTTCCAGCACCTGGATTTCGTGATGCGGGACATGGAACCACTTTTCGAGTCCGAGCTTCAGAACGTACTGACAGGCCTGGGCGTTCGGTACGAATCACCCGAAAGCAGCAACACAGTTACTATGGGTAAGTCCGATTAA
- a CDS encoding FAD-dependent oxidoreductase → MTSPDDPRAGERPAPLKVAVIGSGPAGLYTADSLTRQRRVPVRVDVIDRLHTPYGLVRHGVAPDHTKIKGVARSLRRILEHPDVRFAGGVEFGADVTRDDLARTHHAVVYATGASTDRRMGVPGEDLPGSVAATDFVNWYCGHPDSEMLRFVLDSEEVVVVGAGNVALDVARILVKTADELRHTDIPQPVLEALATSRVRTVHLLARRGPLQAKFTAPELRDLLELPEVDVVVDPAQVDIDPAGIRGEVARAARTNLRLLSERAALPPKGHPRAVRLHFWSRPLEVLGTDRVTGVRVERTREDGGRLVGTGETADLPAGMVLRSVGYAGVPIPGVPFDEAARTVPHRDGRVLDAQGRVVPGDYVAGWAKRGATGVIGTNKSDAAATVRSLLDDAPALLAAAPDLVDLAEVVEGSDYGAWLRIDDAEARRAAELDRGERVKLHGWAAYRDAIR, encoded by the coding sequence ATGACCTCTCCCGACGATCCCCGCGCCGGGGAACGACCCGCACCGCTCAAGGTGGCCGTCATCGGCTCCGGACCGGCCGGACTGTACACGGCCGACTCCCTGACGCGGCAGCGCAGGGTGCCGGTCCGCGTCGACGTCATCGACCGCCTGCACACCCCGTACGGGCTGGTGCGGCACGGCGTGGCCCCCGACCACACCAAGATCAAGGGCGTGGCCCGCTCCCTGCGGCGCATCCTGGAGCACCCCGACGTGCGGTTCGCGGGGGGCGTGGAGTTCGGCGCCGACGTCACCCGGGACGACCTGGCCCGCACCCACCACGCCGTCGTGTACGCCACCGGGGCCTCCACGGACCGGCGCATGGGCGTGCCGGGGGAGGACCTGCCCGGCAGCGTCGCCGCCACCGACTTCGTCAACTGGTACTGCGGGCACCCCGACAGCGAGATGCTCCGGTTCGTCCTGGACAGCGAAGAGGTCGTGGTGGTGGGCGCGGGGAACGTCGCCCTGGACGTGGCCCGCATCCTCGTCAAGACCGCCGACGAGCTGCGGCACACCGACATCCCCCAGCCCGTCCTGGAGGCGCTGGCGACCAGCCGGGTGCGCACCGTCCACCTGCTGGCCCGGCGCGGCCCGCTCCAGGCCAAGTTCACCGCGCCCGAGCTGCGGGACCTGCTCGAACTGCCCGAGGTCGACGTCGTGGTGGACCCCGCCCAGGTCGACATCGACCCGGCGGGGATCCGCGGCGAGGTCGCCCGCGCCGCCCGCACCAACCTGCGCCTGCTGAGCGAGCGCGCCGCCCTGCCGCCCAAGGGGCACCCGCGCGCCGTCCGCCTGCACTTCTGGTCCCGGCCCCTGGAGGTCCTGGGCACGGACCGGGTGACCGGCGTTCGGGTCGAGCGCACCCGCGAGGACGGTGGGCGCCTGGTCGGCACGGGGGAGACCGCCGACCTGCCCGCGGGCATGGTGCTGCGCTCCGTCGGCTACGCGGGTGTGCCGATCCCGGGCGTGCCCTTCGACGAGGCGGCCCGCACCGTGCCCCACCGCGACGGCCGGGTGCTCGACGCCCAGGGGCGTGTCGTGCCGGGGGACTACGTGGCGGGCTGGGCCAAGCGGGGCGCCACGGGCGTGATCGGCACCAACAAGTCCGACGCCGCGGCGACCGTGCGCTCCCTGCTCGACGACGCGCCCGCCCTGCTGGCGGCCGCCCCCGACCTGGTCGACCTCGCGGAGGTGGTCGAGGGCAGCGACTACGGCGCCTGGCTGCGAATCGACGACGCCGAGGCCCGCCGCGCCGCGGAGCTGGACCGCGGCGAACGGGTCAAGCTCCACGGCTGGGCGGCCTACCGGGACGCCATCAGGTGA
- a CDS encoding MMPL family transporter gives MPTHTGLFGRLGLGVHRFRWAVLAATALFAAFAAAWGSGVFSDVSESGFEDPGAESSRAMDLLEGELGHDDVDIVAVYRSDEIKVDNPTFAAAVQRLADGMPGDVVADFDTYLDEDLSDTERGMLVSEDMHATYIPVTLTGESHTERLEQYESAAGHLESGPLETHLGGPIAVEHELSETAESDIVRAELITMPLLLFLLVLIFGGLIAGAVPLAVGGLAILGSLTVLRALTHVTDVSVFAVNVATILGLGLAIDYGLFMVSRFREELDRGRGVAAAVGRTVDTAGRTVAFSGVTVGIAFAGLLFFPQPILKSIGFGGIAVVLFDLLAALVFLPALLSVVGRRIDRLRLPLPRRTVTGTLQEGGWTRLARTVMRGPAVSLVAVLSVLVVFGSGLAFARLGTTDQRYLPEDAGSRIATETVAEDFPAGGLGRLHVAVVGDPSEEALEEYAERLEGLPEVALARVERTGEGVAHVLVAYQGATDSDEVKGLVADVRAEPAPEGAEETLVGGVAAMQQDNVAAIVESAPVTVAFIAGATLFLLFLAFGSVVLPLKAVLMGALSLGASLGVVVWGFQEGGFAGLLGFEPVGTIDPTYLVLITIVAFGLAMDYELFLLSRVREEFLRTGDNTRSVAAGLQHTGRIITSAAVLLVVVLLAMGTSGLLFLKIIGIGLAIAVFVDATLVRAVMVPAAMRLLGGVNWWLPRPLRWLHDRIGISEGGGEEPAAPARADGGRVPAGV, from the coding sequence ATGCCAACGCACACGGGGCTTTTCGGTCGTCTGGGGCTCGGCGTCCACCGCTTCCGGTGGGCGGTGCTGGCCGCCACCGCCCTCTTCGCGGCCTTCGCCGCGGCCTGGGGCTCGGGTGTCTTCTCCGACGTCAGCGAGAGCGGCTTCGAGGACCCCGGCGCCGAGTCCTCGCGGGCCATGGACCTCCTCGAGGGCGAGCTGGGCCACGACGACGTCGACATCGTCGCCGTCTACCGCAGCGACGAGATCAAGGTCGACAACCCCACCTTCGCCGCGGCCGTCCAGCGCCTCGCCGACGGCATGCCCGGGGACGTCGTCGCCGACTTCGACACCTACCTCGACGAGGACCTGTCCGACACCGAGCGCGGCATGCTCGTCTCCGAGGACATGCACGCGACCTACATCCCCGTCACCCTCACCGGGGAGAGCCACACCGAGCGCCTGGAGCAGTACGAGTCCGCGGCCGGGCACCTGGAGTCGGGCCCGCTGGAGACCCACCTGGGCGGCCCCATCGCGGTCGAGCACGAGCTCTCCGAGACCGCCGAGTCCGACATCGTCCGCGCCGAGCTCATCACCATGCCCCTGCTGCTGTTCCTGCTGGTGCTGATCTTCGGCGGCCTCATCGCCGGCGCGGTCCCCCTGGCGGTGGGCGGCCTGGCCATTCTGGGCTCCCTCACGGTGCTGCGCGCCCTCACCCACGTCACCGACGTCTCGGTGTTCGCGGTCAACGTCGCCACCATCCTCGGCCTGGGCCTGGCCATCGACTACGGCCTGTTCATGGTCAGCCGGTTCCGCGAGGAGCTGGACCGGGGCCGGGGGGTGGCCGCCGCGGTCGGCCGCACCGTCGACACCGCGGGGCGCACGGTCGCCTTCTCCGGGGTCACCGTCGGCATCGCCTTCGCGGGCCTGTTGTTCTTCCCCCAGCCGATCCTGAAGTCCATCGGCTTCGGCGGCATCGCCGTGGTCCTGTTCGACCTGCTGGCCGCCCTGGTGTTCCTCCCGGCCCTGCTGTCGGTGGTGGGCCGGCGCATCGACCGGCTCCGGCTGCCGCTGCCCCGCCGCACCGTCACCGGGACCCTCCAGGAGGGCGGCTGGACCCGCCTGGCCCGCACCGTGATGCGCGGCCCGGCGGTGTCCCTGGTCGCGGTCCTCAGCGTCCTGGTGGTCTTCGGCTCCGGCCTGGCCTTCGCGCGGTTGGGCACCACCGACCAGCGCTACCTGCCCGAGGACGCGGGCAGCCGGATCGCCACCGAGACGGTCGCCGAGGACTTCCCGGCGGGCGGCCTGGGCCGCCTGCACGTGGCGGTGGTCGGCGACCCCTCGGAGGAGGCGCTGGAGGAGTACGCCGAACGCCTGGAGGGCCTGCCGGAGGTCGCCCTGGCCCGCGTGGAGCGCACCGGCGAGGGCGTCGCCCACGTCCTGGTCGCCTACCAGGGCGCGACCGACTCCGACGAGGTCAAGGGCCTGGTCGCCGACGTCCGCGCCGAGCCCGCCCCGGAGGGCGCCGAGGAGACCCTGGTGGGGGGTGTCGCGGCGATGCAGCAGGACAACGTGGCCGCGATCGTGGAGTCGGCCCCGGTCACCGTGGCGTTCATCGCGGGTGCCACCCTGTTCCTGCTCTTCCTGGCCTTCGGGTCGGTCGTGCTGCCCCTCAAGGCGGTCCTGATGGGCGCGCTGTCCCTGGGCGCCTCGCTGGGCGTGGTGGTCTGGGGCTTCCAGGAGGGCGGCTTCGCCGGCCTGCTCGGGTTCGAGCCGGTCGGCACGATCGACCCCACCTACCTGGTGCTCATCACCATCGTGGCGTTCGGCCTGGCCATGGACTACGAGCTGTTCCTGCTGAGCCGGGTCCGCGAGGAGTTCCTGCGCACCGGGGACAACACCCGCTCGGTGGCGGCGGGGCTCCAGCACACGGGCCGGATCATCACCAGCGCGGCGGTCCTGCTCGTGGTGGTGCTCCTGGCGATGGGCACCTCGGGCCTGCTGTTCCTGAAGATCATCGGCATCGGCCTGGCGATCGCGGTGTTCGTGGACGCGACCCTGGTCCGCGCGGTCATGGTCCCGGCCGCGATGCGCCTGCTGGGCGGGGTGAACTGGTGGCTGCCGCGGCCGCTGCGGTGGCTGCACGACCGCATCGGCATCTCCGAGGGCGGCGGCGAGGAGCCCGCGGCCCCGGCGCGGGCCGACGGCGGGCGCGTGCCCGCGGGGGTCTGA
- a CDS encoding neutral zinc metallopeptidase — translation MAPYGAGTQGAPVPGVPPYAGAPVHGGPWHGAGVPPYAPVYAGPPQWGPPAPPPPRRRGLGVLAASAVAATVALAALVASVVIVTTTPRPEPTPTGENLAAHYDDRLSEPPAQVVIDIADHPLYDAATPQEVACDVPELDTASDDSWQEFATATGHCLDELWAPVFDDLGLSADTPEITVTRESPDSGDEEGYTLAYYESDFERITVVLPNVRTLGEQIPAQAHEDVWIALMGHEYGHHVQYVTGILDISHDLRRKSSSEEEELDTLRRTELQAECMAGIGLRAITGSDERSLRWVNENFNGGGDLPTHGTATNRAHWLEQGWSDATVGGCNTYDAAPGEVT, via the coding sequence ATGGCGCCGTACGGCGCGGGGACGCAGGGCGCTCCGGTGCCGGGTGTGCCGCCGTACGCCGGGGCTCCGGTCCACGGCGGGCCGTGGCACGGCGCGGGCGTGCCGCCGTACGCGCCGGTGTACGCCGGGCCCCCGCAGTGGGGGCCGCCCGCGCCTCCGCCACCGAGGCGGCGCGGGCTCGGGGTGCTGGCGGCGTCCGCGGTGGCGGCGACCGTCGCGCTGGCGGCGCTGGTGGCCAGCGTGGTCATCGTGACCACGACGCCGCGGCCCGAGCCGACCCCCACCGGCGAGAACCTCGCCGCCCACTACGACGACCGGCTGTCCGAGCCGCCCGCCCAGGTCGTGATCGACATCGCCGACCACCCCCTGTACGACGCCGCCACCCCCCAGGAGGTCGCCTGCGACGTCCCCGAGCTGGACACGGCCTCCGACGACTCCTGGCAGGAGTTCGCCACCGCCACCGGCCACTGCCTGGACGAGCTGTGGGCCCCCGTCTTCGACGACCTCGGCCTGAGCGCGGACACCCCCGAGATCACCGTCACCCGGGAGTCCCCCGACTCCGGCGACGAGGAGGGGTACACCCTCGCCTACTACGAGAGCGACTTCGAGCGCATCACCGTGGTCCTGCCCAACGTCCGCACGCTCGGCGAGCAGATCCCCGCACAAGCCCACGAGGACGTGTGGATCGCCCTCATGGGCCACGAGTACGGCCACCACGTGCAGTACGTGACCGGCATCCTCGACATCTCCCACGACCTGCGCCGCAAGTCCTCCAGCGAGGAGGAGGAACTGGACACGCTGCGCCGCACCGAGCTCCAGGCCGAGTGCATGGCCGGGATCGGGCTGCGCGCCATCACCGGCTCCGACGAGCGGTCCCTGCGGTGGGTCAACGAGAACTTCAACGGCGGCGGCGACCTGCCGACCCACGGCACCGCGACCAACCGCGCCCACTGGCTGGAGCAGGGCTGGAGCGACGCCACCGTGGGCGGCTGCAACACCTACGACGCGGCCCCCGGCGAGGTCACCTGA